In one Suricata suricatta isolate VVHF042 chromosome 9, meerkat_22Aug2017_6uvM2_HiC, whole genome shotgun sequence genomic region, the following are encoded:
- the RCCD1 gene encoding RCC1 domain-containing protein 1 — translation MAEERRGSWFGFGFCGFGQALGSGHGRQVHSPEPLRTPGEGADVCRVSASWSYTAFVTREGRLELSGSAGGAAGGCRDAWASALCRHGQLGHGTLEAELEPRLLEALQGLPMAEVAAGGWHSVCVSETGDIYIWGWNESGQLALPSRSLAEDGKTTAQEARGLKEDGSDARTGRGEAGGPAPFIAIQPFPALLDLPPGTDAAKASCGSRHTAVVTRTGELYTWGWGKYGQLGHKDTSSLDRPRRVEYFVGEQLRVRAVSCGPWNTYVYAVEHEQR, via the exons ATGGCCGAGGAGCGCCGCGGGTCCTGGTTCGGCTTCGGTTTCTGCGGCTTcgggcaggctctgggctcggGGCACGGGCGACAGGTGCACAGCCCCGAGCCGCTGCGGACACCGGGCGAGGGCGCCGACGTCTGCCGCGTGAGCGCGAGCTGGAGCTACACCGCCTTCGTGACCC GTGAAGGCCGGCTGGAGCTGTCGGGCTCCGCGGGCGGCGCGGCGGGCGGCTGCAGGGACGCGTGGGCCTCGG CCTTGTGCAGGCATGGACAGCTGGGCCACGGGACTCTGGAGGCCGAGCTGGAGCCCCGGCTGCTGGAGGCGCTGCAGGGCCTCCCCATGGCTGAGGTGGCGGCAGGGGGCTggcactctgtgtgtgtgagtg AGACTGGCGATATTTACATCTGGGGCTGGAATGAATCTGGGCAGCTGGCCCTGCCCAGCAGGAGCCTGGCAGAGGATGGCAAGACCACTGCCCAGGAAG CCAGGGGCCTGAAGGAAGACGGTTCTGACGCGAGaacaggcaggggtgaggctggaggcCCGGCCCCCTTCATAGCCATCCAGCCCTTCCCGGCTTTACTGGATCTCCCCCCGGGCACAGACGCAGCCAAGGCCAGCTGTGGATCCCGGCACACGGCCGTGGTGAcca GAACAGGGGAGCTCTACACCTGGGGCTGGG GTAAATACGGACAGCTTGGCCACAAGGACACGAGCAGCTTGGACCGGCCGCGCCGAGTGGAGTATTTCGTGGGTGAGCAGCTCCGGGTGAGGGCTGTGAGCTGTGGGCCCTGGAACACCTACGTGTACGCCGTGGAACACGAGCAGCGCTGA